A genomic stretch from Helianthus annuus cultivar XRQ/B chromosome 1, HanXRQr2.0-SUNRISE, whole genome shotgun sequence includes:
- the LOC110928828 gene encoding uncharacterized protein LOC110928828 codes for MRCNNHYTDLSSAIGVCPSCLRERLSSLISAQQHIQNFAGTLEKNPPENCRKSDRSDDARRLYSPAVPRHHHSHSDQLFHRTPEVKQKHATAGHNGGDSKKKRSFIRLISFTNLFRSRNRNPIDSVTDPRVSDSTFGKSCARNNATSSWFSISSIVSGDRYRRKKTVSTDEPTTTSPVRRKHGEDRGVSPVRNADVIIGTDDEIRNATSGYESTESWRNTPRRTPAVRRGGSSGHVRNISGLTFCLSPLVRASPNLQWNQKGLPPDVVLPDGGAPVKAHLSYTKSFCANRSRKLADLGRVNPNR; via the coding sequence ATGAGGTGTAACAACCATTACACCGATCTCAGTAGTGCTATCGGCGTATGCCCTTCTTGTCTTCGAGAACGCTTATCGTCTCTAATCTCTGCTCAACAACATATTCAAAACTTCGCCGGCACTTTGGAGAAGAATCCGCCGGAAAACTGCCGCAAATCCGATCGTTCCGATGATGCTCGTCGTCTTTATTCTCCTGCTGTGCCACGTCATCACCATAGCCACTCCGATCAACTGTTTCACCGGACACCAGAGGTAAAACAAAAACATGCTACCGCCGGTCACAACGGCGGTGATTCGAAGAAGAAACGGAGTTTTATCCGGTTGATTTCGTTTACGAATCTATTCAGATCTAGAAATCGAAATCCAATCGATTCGGTTACAGATCCTAGGGTTTCGGATTCAACTTTCGGAAAATCATGCGCTCGTAATAACGCCACGTCGTCGTGGTTCTCGATCTCGAGCATCGTCTCCGGCGATCGTTACCGCCGGAAGAAAACCGTTAGTACCGATGAACCTACAACAACCAGTCCGGTACGGCGGAAGCACGGCGAAGATCGAGGAGTGTCACCGGTAAGAAATGCTGACGTCATCATCGGAACAGATGATGAAATACGGAACGCAACAAGCGGTTACGAATCAACAGAATCGTGGAGAAACACACCGCGGCGGACACCGGCGGTCCGGCGCGGTGGCAGCAGCGGACACGTGAGGAATATATCCGGTTTAACGTTTTGTTTGAGTCCGTTGGTTCGTGCAAGCCCTAACCTGCAATGGAACCAGAAAGGATTGCCGCCGGATGTGGTGTTGCCGGACGGCGGAGCTCCGGTGAAGGCTCACCTGTCTTATACCAAATCATTCTGTGCCAATAGATCACGGAAACTTGCTGATTTGGGGAGGGTTAATCCGAACCGTTGA